A DNA window from Hordeum vulgare subsp. vulgare chromosome 1H, MorexV3_pseudomolecules_assembly, whole genome shotgun sequence contains the following coding sequences:
- the LOC123429464 gene encoding protein RRP6-like 2 isoform X1 — MEADEAPHPPPPWKQNKSAVAIEASSGPLASAAARLSARSRAIPPARDFHFYNNFPSFKSPVAAAAARAESSLGVLAASTLLPKQQQQQQPPFPTEDLDDAYDWLVSRNDDLLEMFAASADEFKSLREKEEAQGRKVAAEEMAGDGFQVVYGKKKKKMGMGEEGVGRSEAFGPSGSVRMATMHRAAASGPKPKVPFHIPTIPRPQDVHRIVVDNTSKPFDHAFLERSDDGARAIHPLEKLPMEQLFDRRVPESEPLKPPALDDTPFTFVEDRRTLEVLVTKLKSATEFAVDLEHNHYRSFQGLTCLMQISTRTEDFIVDTLKLRNCLGENLREVFQDPTKKKVMHGAGRDIIWLQRDFGIYVCNLFDTGQASRILQMDRNSLEHLLQYFCGVTANKEYQSADWRLRPLPDEMTKYAREDTHYLLYIYDLMRLRLVNESSGDDLLLEVCKRSNEICLQLYEKELLTDSSYLYIHGLKENDLSARQLAVLAGLYQWRDGVARAEDESTGYILPNKTLLEIAKQMPVTTGRLKRTVKSKNKFLEHYLGHVITTIRNAVANADAFESIAEQLKKGRLEELMVAEVKDGAEDTEMISAVDADSNESNLQLIEPVVAPTVITNIHTSFCTGNVTSGASLGNLQLDNVTPETKSFGALPGATGQADTVIPSNSGQQQVRESFAFVCYISSAVSVSKQLHFQVIKATVQVSKRPTAFGALLGKPSSARRSNLFPGFSSDQSKSKVEKIKSSVVLPFHHFSGGANPAATSLPVAKSVEPEAEIMCDDPASQMEEVIQLDTGTDDPENGNADGQSECKPGDTDVSSSPPELSSGIEQRFRPLNESRDLQQKHQAPEEPEFNDQLKAFDYAEARKNTSFGEVRSERRKDNAVARAINADSGDKRRSSKQIPGGGEEDEGNFQNPRRRQAFPPSGNRSATYH; from the exons ATGGAAGCGGACGAGGCCCCTCACCCGCCGCCGCCGTGGAAGCAGAACAAGTCGGCCGTGGCCATCGAGGCCTCGTCGGGGCCCCTCGCCTCCGCCGCCGCGCGCCTGTCGGCCCGCTCCCGCGCGATCCCTCCCGCCCGTGACTTCCATTTCTACAACAACTTCCCCTCCTTCAAGtcccccgtcgccgccgccgccgccagggccGAATCCTCCCTAGGTGTCCTCGCGGCCTCCACGCTCCTCCccaaacagcagcagcagcagcagccgcctTTCCCCACGGAGGATCTCGACGACGCCTACGACTGGCTTGTCTCCCGCAATGACGACCTGCTCGAGATGTTCGCCGCCTCCGCGGACGAGTTCAAGTCGCtgcgggagaaggaggaggcccaaggccGGAAGGTCGCGGCAGAAGAGATGGCTGGGGACGGGTTCCAGGTTGTTTacggcaagaagaagaagaagatgggtaTGGGAGAGGAAGGAGTTGGCAGAAGTGAGGCCTTTGGACCTTCTGGTTCGGTTAGGATGGCCACCATGCATAGGGCTGCAGCATCAGGGCCAAAGCCAAAGGTGCCCTTCCACATCCCCACCATCCCACGCCCGCAGGACGTGCACCGCATTGTGGTGGACAACActagcaagccattcgaccatgccTTCCTTGAACGCAGCGATGATGGTGCCCGTGCCATACACCCACTG GAAAAACTCCCCATGGAGCAACTATTTGACAGGCGTGTTCCTGAAAGTGAGCCACTAAAACCACCTGCTTTAGATGACACCCCTTTTACATTTGTTGAAGACCGGAGAACCTTGGAAGTGTTGGTGACAAAGCTGAAGAGTGCAACTGAGTTTGCT GTTGATTTGGAACACAACCACTATAGGTCTTTTCAGGGTCTCACCTGCCTGATGCAGATTTCAACTAGAACTGAGGACTTTATTGTAGACACTCTTAAGCTCCGCAATTGTCTCGGTGAGAACTTAAGAGAAGTTTTTCAAGATCCAACTAAGAAGAAG GTAATGCATGGGGCAGGTCGTGATATAATATGGCTTCAAAGAGACTTTGGAATATATGTGTGCAACCTTTTCGACACTGGGCAG GCTTCAAGAATCTTACAAATGGACCGCAACAGCCTGGAGCATCTTCTGCAATATTTCTGTGGAGTGACAGCAAACAAAGA ATATCAGAGTGCAGATTGGAGGCTGAGGCCACTTCCTGATGAAATGACCAA GTATGCTAGGGAAGATACACACTATCTGCTCTACATATATGACTTGATGCGATTGCGATTGGTTAATGAGTCTTCAGGCGATGATCTTCTTTTGGAG GTTTGCAAGCGCAGCAATGAAATTTGCTTGCAACTATATGAGAAGGAGCTGCTGACCGATTCATCATACCTTTACATACATGG GTTGAAAGAAAATGACTTGAGTGCAAGGCAGCTGGCAGTTCTTGCT GGTCTATATCAATGGAGAGATGGTGTTGCTCGTGCTGAGGATGAGAGCACTGGTTATATATTACCCAATAAGACTCTACTTGAAATAG CCAAGCAGATGCCTGTGACCACTGGGAGGTTAAAAAGAACAGTTAAGTCAAAAAATAAATTTCTTGAGCACTATCTCGGACATGTCATTACTACCATAAGGAATGCTGTCGCAAATGCCGATGCTTTTGAAAGTATAGCTGAGCAACTGAAGAAAGGAAGGCTGGAAGAG tTAATGGTGGCAGAAGTGAAGGACGGCGCTGAAGACACTGAAATGATTTCTGCCGTCGATGCTGATAGTAATGAAAGTAATCTTCAGCTGATTGAACCTGTTGTAGCTCCCACAGTGATTACAAACATCCATACTTCTTTCTGTACTGGGAATGTTACGAGCGGAGCTTCTTTAGGTAATTTGCAACTAGATAACGTCACACCTGAAACCAAGAGCTTTGGGGCGTTGCCAGGCGCTACTGGGCAAGCAGATACAGTGATACCGAGCAATAGTGGTCAGCAGCAAGTAAGAGAATCATTTGCCTTTGTTTGCTATATTTCTTCTGCTGTATCAGTATCTAAGCAGCTCCATTTTCAGGTAATAAAGGCAACAGTTCAAGTATCGAAGAGACCTACGGCTTTTGGTGCTCTGTTAGGAAAACCCTCTTCCGCAAGAAGGTCAAATCTATTTCCAGGATTTTCAAGTGACCAG AGTAAAAGCAAGGTGGAGAAGATCAAGTCTTCCGTGGTACTGCCTTTCCATCATTTCTCAGGTGGTGCAAATCCTGCAGCAACTAGCCTTCCAGTAGCAAAATCGGTGGAACCTGAAgcggaaatcatgtgcgatgatcCTGCTTCTCAGATGGAGGAAGTGATCCAGCTGGACACTGGAACAGATGACCCAGAAAACGGCAACGCAGATGGACAGAGCGAGTGCAAACCTGGAGACACTGATGTGTCTAGCTCCCCTCCTGAGCTTTCCTCTGGCATCGAGCAGCGCTTCAGACCCCTCAACGAGAGCAGAGACCTTCAACAGAAGCACCAAGCACCGGAAGAACCAGAATTTAACGACCAGCTTAAGGCCTTTGATTATGCTGAAGCTAGAAAGAATACTTCATTTGGAGAGGTTAGATCTGAGAGAAGAAAGGACAATGCAGTGGCCAGGGCAATCAATGCGGATTCTGGAGATAAACGTAGAAGTTCGAAACAAATCCCGGGTGGCGGCGAAGAGGATGAGGGGAATTTCCAGAATCCACGAAGGCGACAGGCTTTCCCACCTTCGGGCAACAGGAGTGCCACGTACCATTAG
- the LOC123429464 gene encoding protein RRP6-like 2 isoform X2 encodes MEADEAPHPPPPWKQNKSAVAIEASSGPLASAAARLSARSRAIPPARDFHFYNNFPSFKSPVAAAAARAESSLGVLAASTLLPKQQQQQQPPFPTEDLDDAYDWLVSRNDDLLEMFAASADEFKSLREKEEAQGRKVAAEEMAGDGFQVVYGKKKKKMGMGEEGVGRSEAFGPSGSVRMATMHRAAASGPKPKVPFHIPTIPRPQDVHRIVVDNTSKPFDHAFLERSDDGARAIHPLEKLPMEQLFDRRVPESEPLKPPALDDTPFTFVEDRRTLEVLVTKLKSATEFAVDLEHNHYRSFQGLTCLMQISTRTEDFIVDTLKLRNCLGENLREVFQDPTKKKVMHGAGRDIIWLQRDFGIYVCNLFDTGQASRILQMDRNSLEHLLQYFCGVTANKEYQSADWRLRPLPDEMTKYAREDTHYLLYIYDLMRLRLVNESSGDDLLLEVCKRSNEICLQLYEKELLTDSSYLYIHGLKENDLSARQLAVLAGLYQWRDGVARAEDESTGYILPNKTLLEIAKQMPVTTGRLKRTVKSKNKFLEHYLGHVITTIRNAVANADAFESIAEQLKKGRLEELMVAEVKDGAEDTEMISAVDADSNESNLQLIEPVVAPTVITNIHTSFCTGNVTSGASLGNLQLDNVTPETKSFGALPGATGQADTVIPSNSGQQQVIKATVQVSKRPTAFGALLGKPSSARRSNLFPGFSSDQSKSKVEKIKSSVVLPFHHFSGGANPAATSLPVAKSVEPEAEIMCDDPASQMEEVIQLDTGTDDPENGNADGQSECKPGDTDVSSSPPELSSGIEQRFRPLNESRDLQQKHQAPEEPEFNDQLKAFDYAEARKNTSFGEVRSERRKDNAVARAINADSGDKRRSSKQIPGGGEEDEGNFQNPRRRQAFPPSGNRSATYH; translated from the exons ATGGAAGCGGACGAGGCCCCTCACCCGCCGCCGCCGTGGAAGCAGAACAAGTCGGCCGTGGCCATCGAGGCCTCGTCGGGGCCCCTCGCCTCCGCCGCCGCGCGCCTGTCGGCCCGCTCCCGCGCGATCCCTCCCGCCCGTGACTTCCATTTCTACAACAACTTCCCCTCCTTCAAGtcccccgtcgccgccgccgccgccagggccGAATCCTCCCTAGGTGTCCTCGCGGCCTCCACGCTCCTCCccaaacagcagcagcagcagcagccgcctTTCCCCACGGAGGATCTCGACGACGCCTACGACTGGCTTGTCTCCCGCAATGACGACCTGCTCGAGATGTTCGCCGCCTCCGCGGACGAGTTCAAGTCGCtgcgggagaaggaggaggcccaaggccGGAAGGTCGCGGCAGAAGAGATGGCTGGGGACGGGTTCCAGGTTGTTTacggcaagaagaagaagaagatgggtaTGGGAGAGGAAGGAGTTGGCAGAAGTGAGGCCTTTGGACCTTCTGGTTCGGTTAGGATGGCCACCATGCATAGGGCTGCAGCATCAGGGCCAAAGCCAAAGGTGCCCTTCCACATCCCCACCATCCCACGCCCGCAGGACGTGCACCGCATTGTGGTGGACAACActagcaagccattcgaccatgccTTCCTTGAACGCAGCGATGATGGTGCCCGTGCCATACACCCACTG GAAAAACTCCCCATGGAGCAACTATTTGACAGGCGTGTTCCTGAAAGTGAGCCACTAAAACCACCTGCTTTAGATGACACCCCTTTTACATTTGTTGAAGACCGGAGAACCTTGGAAGTGTTGGTGACAAAGCTGAAGAGTGCAACTGAGTTTGCT GTTGATTTGGAACACAACCACTATAGGTCTTTTCAGGGTCTCACCTGCCTGATGCAGATTTCAACTAGAACTGAGGACTTTATTGTAGACACTCTTAAGCTCCGCAATTGTCTCGGTGAGAACTTAAGAGAAGTTTTTCAAGATCCAACTAAGAAGAAG GTAATGCATGGGGCAGGTCGTGATATAATATGGCTTCAAAGAGACTTTGGAATATATGTGTGCAACCTTTTCGACACTGGGCAG GCTTCAAGAATCTTACAAATGGACCGCAACAGCCTGGAGCATCTTCTGCAATATTTCTGTGGAGTGACAGCAAACAAAGA ATATCAGAGTGCAGATTGGAGGCTGAGGCCACTTCCTGATGAAATGACCAA GTATGCTAGGGAAGATACACACTATCTGCTCTACATATATGACTTGATGCGATTGCGATTGGTTAATGAGTCTTCAGGCGATGATCTTCTTTTGGAG GTTTGCAAGCGCAGCAATGAAATTTGCTTGCAACTATATGAGAAGGAGCTGCTGACCGATTCATCATACCTTTACATACATGG GTTGAAAGAAAATGACTTGAGTGCAAGGCAGCTGGCAGTTCTTGCT GGTCTATATCAATGGAGAGATGGTGTTGCTCGTGCTGAGGATGAGAGCACTGGTTATATATTACCCAATAAGACTCTACTTGAAATAG CCAAGCAGATGCCTGTGACCACTGGGAGGTTAAAAAGAACAGTTAAGTCAAAAAATAAATTTCTTGAGCACTATCTCGGACATGTCATTACTACCATAAGGAATGCTGTCGCAAATGCCGATGCTTTTGAAAGTATAGCTGAGCAACTGAAGAAAGGAAGGCTGGAAGAG tTAATGGTGGCAGAAGTGAAGGACGGCGCTGAAGACACTGAAATGATTTCTGCCGTCGATGCTGATAGTAATGAAAGTAATCTTCAGCTGATTGAACCTGTTGTAGCTCCCACAGTGATTACAAACATCCATACTTCTTTCTGTACTGGGAATGTTACGAGCGGAGCTTCTTTAGGTAATTTGCAACTAGATAACGTCACACCTGAAACCAAGAGCTTTGGGGCGTTGCCAGGCGCTACTGGGCAAGCAGATACAGTGATACCGAGCAATAGTGGTCAGCAGCAA GTAATAAAGGCAACAGTTCAAGTATCGAAGAGACCTACGGCTTTTGGTGCTCTGTTAGGAAAACCCTCTTCCGCAAGAAGGTCAAATCTATTTCCAGGATTTTCAAGTGACCAG AGTAAAAGCAAGGTGGAGAAGATCAAGTCTTCCGTGGTACTGCCTTTCCATCATTTCTCAGGTGGTGCAAATCCTGCAGCAACTAGCCTTCCAGTAGCAAAATCGGTGGAACCTGAAgcggaaatcatgtgcgatgatcCTGCTTCTCAGATGGAGGAAGTGATCCAGCTGGACACTGGAACAGATGACCCAGAAAACGGCAACGCAGATGGACAGAGCGAGTGCAAACCTGGAGACACTGATGTGTCTAGCTCCCCTCCTGAGCTTTCCTCTGGCATCGAGCAGCGCTTCAGACCCCTCAACGAGAGCAGAGACCTTCAACAGAAGCACCAAGCACCGGAAGAACCAGAATTTAACGACCAGCTTAAGGCCTTTGATTATGCTGAAGCTAGAAAGAATACTTCATTTGGAGAGGTTAGATCTGAGAGAAGAAAGGACAATGCAGTGGCCAGGGCAATCAATGCGGATTCTGGAGATAAACGTAGAAGTTCGAAACAAATCCCGGGTGGCGGCGAAGAGGATGAGGGGAATTTCCAGAATCCACGAAGGCGACAGGCTTTCCCACCTTCGGGCAACAGGAGTGCCACGTACCATTAG